A window from Plasmodium gaboni strain SY75 chromosome 9, whole genome shotgun sequence encodes these proteins:
- a CDS encoding putative palmitoyltransferase (part of same gene as PGSY75_0932500A~gap found within coding sequence), whose amino-acid sequence FLFVWFIILIMTMIFFFVMTLCLIIYHSYLCLINETTWENINKKKIWYLKNISEKNHNPFFLGYIKNALIFFCYMPLPFILLDKIRNSSLAFFFTFNMITHGKEGEIIWKRNTKLSYRSSSYVYQCVETFSRFMRKYCL is encoded by the exons ATTTTTATTTGTGTGGTTCATTATATTAATCATGACGATGATTTTCTTCTTTGTGATGACTCTATGCCTGATCATATACCACAGCTATTTATGTTTG ATTAACGAGACGACGTGggaaaatattaacaaaaaaaaaatttggtatttaaaaaatatatcagAAAAAAATCACAATCCGTTTTTTTTAggttatataaaaaatgctttaatatttttttgttatatgCCTTTGCCCTTTATCTTACTTGACAAAATTAGGAACTCTAGTTTGgcctttttttttacattcAATATGATAACCCATGGAAAAGAGGGTGAAATAATATGGAAGAGga ATACAAAGTTGTCATATCGAAGTTCCAGTTATGTATATCAGTGTGTTGAG ACATTTTCTAGGTTTATGAGAAAATACTGTTTATAA